Proteins encoded together in one Marinobacter salsuginis window:
- a CDS encoding TMEM165/GDT1 family protein has protein sequence MDAFLASTVAVAIAEIGDKTQLLSLFLVARYATRLPIILGIFVATVLNHALSAWLGAWVASFIPQAWLPWILAVSFVAIALWLLVPDKDDSEDSKFLGMGAFTATTIMFFLAEIGDKTQVATVVLAARFTETFWVILGTTVGMLLANIPVIMAGRWLMERLPLATARIGASVLFVALAVVTVWATYVNS, from the coding sequence GCCTCAACGGTTGCTGTTGCCATAGCGGAAATTGGTGACAAGACCCAACTGCTTTCGCTATTCCTGGTTGCCCGCTACGCCACTCGCCTGCCCATTATCCTCGGCATTTTTGTCGCAACGGTTCTCAATCATGCCCTCTCGGCCTGGCTTGGTGCCTGGGTTGCTTCCTTCATTCCACAAGCCTGGTTACCGTGGATTCTGGCTGTCAGTTTTGTTGCGATCGCGCTCTGGCTGCTGGTGCCGGACAAGGATGACAGCGAGGATTCAAAGTTCCTGGGCATGGGGGCGTTCACGGCCACCACCATCATGTTTTTCCTGGCAGAGATCGGCGACAAGACCCAGGTGGCGACCGTTGTTCTCGCCGCCCGCTTCACCGAGACTTTCTGGGTGATTCTGGGCACCACGGTGGGGATGCTGTTGGCAAACATACCGGTTATCATGGCAGGACGCTGGCTGATGGAGAGATTGCCCCTCGCCACAGCGCGGATTGGTGCAAGTGTGCTGTTCGTCGCGCTTGCCGTCGTAACAGTATGGGCTACCTATGTGAACTCCTGA